The Hippoglossus stenolepis isolate QCI-W04-F060 chromosome 11, HSTE1.2, whole genome shotgun sequence genome includes a window with the following:
- the st3gal3b gene encoding ST3 beta-galactoside alpha-2,3-sialyltransferase 3b isoform X1: MKPTHKLLFVLCPMLVLGFIYYSSGKLHLHVWGQKPHSDAEETTVVLTKGAEVKRITAVEPDISVGRIVGSVYDKQGFLLQLDTKLPLELAYKYGNLSEGVCKPGYAAAKMTTIYPKFMKPAPMFLDRNFKRLAKVGSYLPPFGFKTQERIIDSILTTTKNFGLGEELDSLSCKRCIIVGNGGILSNKSLGSRIDDYDVVVRLNEAPVSGHGKDVGTKTTVRITYPEGAIQKPENYEKDSLFVFSAFKPLDFKWLRQMVFKEKLRGTEGFWKSVAHYVPREPTEIRILNPYFIQEAAFQFIGLPFNNGIMGKGNIPTLGTVAITMALHNCDEVAVAGFGYDMNTPHAPLHYYETVKMSAIKESWTHNISKEKDFLRKLVKANVITDLTNGI; this comes from the exons ATGAAGcccacacacaagctgctgttcGTCCTGTGCCCCATGCTGGTCCTGGGCTTTATTTACTACTCTTCTGGGAAGCTACATCTACACGTGTGGGGCCAGAAGCCTC ACAGTGATGCAGAAGAGACAACTGTAGTCCTGACTAAAGGGGCTGAAGTGAAAAGAATTACAG CGGTGGAACCAGACATCAGCGTGGGACGAATAGTAGGCTCAG TGTATGATAAGCAGggctttctgctgcagctggacacaAAATT GCCACTGGAGTTGGCGTACAAGTATGGTAACCTCAGCGAAGGAGTGTGCAAGCCAGGATACGCAGCAGCCAAGATGACCACCATCTATCCTAA GTTCATGAAACCAGCGCCCATGTTTCTTGATCGGAACTTCAAACGTCTCGCAAAAGTCGGCAGTTACTTACCCCCATTTGGCTTTAAAACGCAAG AGAGAATCATAGACAGCATTTTAACTACCACGAAAAACTTTGGACTTGGAGAGGAGCTGGACAG TCTCAGCTGTAAAAGATGCATCATTGTGGGTAATGGGGGCATCCTGTCCAACAAGTCTTTGGGCTCCCGTATCGATGACTATGATGTCGTAGTGAG GTTGAATGAGGCACCAGTAAGTGGTCACGGCAAAGACGTCGGAACCAAAACCACCGTCAGGATTACCTATCCAGAGGGAGCGATCCAGAAACCTGAAAACTATGAAAAAGACTCACTTTTCGTTTTTTCTGCTTTCAAACCGCTGGACTTCAAGTGGCTCAGACAGATGGTCTTCAAGGAGAAACTG aggGGCACAGAGGGTTTCTGGAAGTCGGTGGCTCACTATGTACCTCGGGAGCCGACCGAGATTAGAATCCTGAACCCCTACTTCATCCAGGAAGCTGCCTTCCAGTTCATTGGCCTGCCCTTCAACAATGGCATCATGGGCAAAGGG AACATTCCAACTCTAGGAACAGTGGCTATAACGATGGCACTGCATAACTGTGATGAGGTGGCCGTGGCAGGTTTCGGCTATGACATGAACACGCCCCATGCACCTCTCCACTACTATGAGACTGTCAAGATGTCTGCCATTAAAGAG TCATGGACACACAACATATCCAAGGAGAAGGACTTCCTTCGCAAACTGGTTAAGGCCAACGTCATCACAGACCTGACCAATGGTATCTGA
- the st3gal3b gene encoding ST3 beta-galactoside alpha-2,3-sialyltransferase 3b isoform X3 — MKPTHKLLFVLCPMLVLGFIYYSSGKLHLHVWGQKPPVEPDISVGRIVGSVYDKQGFLLQLDTKLPLELAYKYGNLSEGVCKPGYAAAKMTTIYPKFMKPAPMFLDRNFKRLAKVGSYLPPFGFKTQERIIDSILTTTKNFGLGEELDSLSCKRCIIVGNGGILSNKSLGSRIDDYDVVVRLNEAPVSGHGKDVGTKTTVRITYPEGAIQKPENYEKDSLFVFSAFKPLDFKWLRQMVFKEKLRGTEGFWKSVAHYVPREPTEIRILNPYFIQEAAFQFIGLPFNNGIMGKGNIPTLGTVAITMALHNCDEVAVAGFGYDMNTPHAPLHYYETVKMSAIKESWTHNISKEKDFLRKLVKANVITDLTNGI, encoded by the exons ATGAAGcccacacacaagctgctgttcGTCCTGTGCCCCATGCTGGTCCTGGGCTTTATTTACTACTCTTCTGGGAAGCTACATCTACACGTGTGGGGCCAGAAGCCTC CGGTGGAACCAGACATCAGCGTGGGACGAATAGTAGGCTCAG TGTATGATAAGCAGggctttctgctgcagctggacacaAAATT GCCACTGGAGTTGGCGTACAAGTATGGTAACCTCAGCGAAGGAGTGTGCAAGCCAGGATACGCAGCAGCCAAGATGACCACCATCTATCCTAA GTTCATGAAACCAGCGCCCATGTTTCTTGATCGGAACTTCAAACGTCTCGCAAAAGTCGGCAGTTACTTACCCCCATTTGGCTTTAAAACGCAAG AGAGAATCATAGACAGCATTTTAACTACCACGAAAAACTTTGGACTTGGAGAGGAGCTGGACAG TCTCAGCTGTAAAAGATGCATCATTGTGGGTAATGGGGGCATCCTGTCCAACAAGTCTTTGGGCTCCCGTATCGATGACTATGATGTCGTAGTGAG GTTGAATGAGGCACCAGTAAGTGGTCACGGCAAAGACGTCGGAACCAAAACCACCGTCAGGATTACCTATCCAGAGGGAGCGATCCAGAAACCTGAAAACTATGAAAAAGACTCACTTTTCGTTTTTTCTGCTTTCAAACCGCTGGACTTCAAGTGGCTCAGACAGATGGTCTTCAAGGAGAAACTG aggGGCACAGAGGGTTTCTGGAAGTCGGTGGCTCACTATGTACCTCGGGAGCCGACCGAGATTAGAATCCTGAACCCCTACTTCATCCAGGAAGCTGCCTTCCAGTTCATTGGCCTGCCCTTCAACAATGGCATCATGGGCAAAGGG AACATTCCAACTCTAGGAACAGTGGCTATAACGATGGCACTGCATAACTGTGATGAGGTGGCCGTGGCAGGTTTCGGCTATGACATGAACACGCCCCATGCACCTCTCCACTACTATGAGACTGTCAAGATGTCTGCCATTAAAGAG TCATGGACACACAACATATCCAAGGAGAAGGACTTCCTTCGCAAACTGGTTAAGGCCAACGTCATCACAGACCTGACCAATGGTATCTGA
- the st3gal3b gene encoding ST3 beta-galactoside alpha-2,3-sialyltransferase 3b isoform X2 gives MKPTHKLLFVLCPMLVLGFIYYSSGKLHLHVWGQKPHSDAEETTVVLTKGAEVKRITVYDKQGFLLQLDTKLPLELAYKYGNLSEGVCKPGYAAAKMTTIYPKFMKPAPMFLDRNFKRLAKVGSYLPPFGFKTQERIIDSILTTTKNFGLGEELDSLSCKRCIIVGNGGILSNKSLGSRIDDYDVVVRLNEAPVSGHGKDVGTKTTVRITYPEGAIQKPENYEKDSLFVFSAFKPLDFKWLRQMVFKEKLRGTEGFWKSVAHYVPREPTEIRILNPYFIQEAAFQFIGLPFNNGIMGKGNIPTLGTVAITMALHNCDEVAVAGFGYDMNTPHAPLHYYETVKMSAIKESWTHNISKEKDFLRKLVKANVITDLTNGI, from the exons ATGAAGcccacacacaagctgctgttcGTCCTGTGCCCCATGCTGGTCCTGGGCTTTATTTACTACTCTTCTGGGAAGCTACATCTACACGTGTGGGGCCAGAAGCCTC ACAGTGATGCAGAAGAGACAACTGTAGTCCTGACTAAAGGGGCTGAAGTGAAAAGAATTACAG TGTATGATAAGCAGggctttctgctgcagctggacacaAAATT GCCACTGGAGTTGGCGTACAAGTATGGTAACCTCAGCGAAGGAGTGTGCAAGCCAGGATACGCAGCAGCCAAGATGACCACCATCTATCCTAA GTTCATGAAACCAGCGCCCATGTTTCTTGATCGGAACTTCAAACGTCTCGCAAAAGTCGGCAGTTACTTACCCCCATTTGGCTTTAAAACGCAAG AGAGAATCATAGACAGCATTTTAACTACCACGAAAAACTTTGGACTTGGAGAGGAGCTGGACAG TCTCAGCTGTAAAAGATGCATCATTGTGGGTAATGGGGGCATCCTGTCCAACAAGTCTTTGGGCTCCCGTATCGATGACTATGATGTCGTAGTGAG GTTGAATGAGGCACCAGTAAGTGGTCACGGCAAAGACGTCGGAACCAAAACCACCGTCAGGATTACCTATCCAGAGGGAGCGATCCAGAAACCTGAAAACTATGAAAAAGACTCACTTTTCGTTTTTTCTGCTTTCAAACCGCTGGACTTCAAGTGGCTCAGACAGATGGTCTTCAAGGAGAAACTG aggGGCACAGAGGGTTTCTGGAAGTCGGTGGCTCACTATGTACCTCGGGAGCCGACCGAGATTAGAATCCTGAACCCCTACTTCATCCAGGAAGCTGCCTTCCAGTTCATTGGCCTGCCCTTCAACAATGGCATCATGGGCAAAGGG AACATTCCAACTCTAGGAACAGTGGCTATAACGATGGCACTGCATAACTGTGATGAGGTGGCCGTGGCAGGTTTCGGCTATGACATGAACACGCCCCATGCACCTCTCCACTACTATGAGACTGTCAAGATGTCTGCCATTAAAGAG TCATGGACACACAACATATCCAAGGAGAAGGACTTCCTTCGCAAACTGGTTAAGGCCAACGTCATCACAGACCTGACCAATGGTATCTGA
- the st3gal3b gene encoding ST3 beta-galactoside alpha-2,3-sialyltransferase 3b isoform X4 translates to MKPTHKLLFVLCPMLVLGFIYYSSGKLHLHVWGQKPLYDKQGFLLQLDTKLPLELAYKYGNLSEGVCKPGYAAAKMTTIYPKFMKPAPMFLDRNFKRLAKVGSYLPPFGFKTQERIIDSILTTTKNFGLGEELDSLSCKRCIIVGNGGILSNKSLGSRIDDYDVVVRLNEAPVSGHGKDVGTKTTVRITYPEGAIQKPENYEKDSLFVFSAFKPLDFKWLRQMVFKEKLRGTEGFWKSVAHYVPREPTEIRILNPYFIQEAAFQFIGLPFNNGIMGKGNIPTLGTVAITMALHNCDEVAVAGFGYDMNTPHAPLHYYETVKMSAIKESWTHNISKEKDFLRKLVKANVITDLTNGI, encoded by the exons ATGAAGcccacacacaagctgctgttcGTCCTGTGCCCCATGCTGGTCCTGGGCTTTATTTACTACTCTTCTGGGAAGCTACATCTACACGTGTGGGGCCAGAAGCCTC TGTATGATAAGCAGggctttctgctgcagctggacacaAAATT GCCACTGGAGTTGGCGTACAAGTATGGTAACCTCAGCGAAGGAGTGTGCAAGCCAGGATACGCAGCAGCCAAGATGACCACCATCTATCCTAA GTTCATGAAACCAGCGCCCATGTTTCTTGATCGGAACTTCAAACGTCTCGCAAAAGTCGGCAGTTACTTACCCCCATTTGGCTTTAAAACGCAAG AGAGAATCATAGACAGCATTTTAACTACCACGAAAAACTTTGGACTTGGAGAGGAGCTGGACAG TCTCAGCTGTAAAAGATGCATCATTGTGGGTAATGGGGGCATCCTGTCCAACAAGTCTTTGGGCTCCCGTATCGATGACTATGATGTCGTAGTGAG GTTGAATGAGGCACCAGTAAGTGGTCACGGCAAAGACGTCGGAACCAAAACCACCGTCAGGATTACCTATCCAGAGGGAGCGATCCAGAAACCTGAAAACTATGAAAAAGACTCACTTTTCGTTTTTTCTGCTTTCAAACCGCTGGACTTCAAGTGGCTCAGACAGATGGTCTTCAAGGAGAAACTG aggGGCACAGAGGGTTTCTGGAAGTCGGTGGCTCACTATGTACCTCGGGAGCCGACCGAGATTAGAATCCTGAACCCCTACTTCATCCAGGAAGCTGCCTTCCAGTTCATTGGCCTGCCCTTCAACAATGGCATCATGGGCAAAGGG AACATTCCAACTCTAGGAACAGTGGCTATAACGATGGCACTGCATAACTGTGATGAGGTGGCCGTGGCAGGTTTCGGCTATGACATGAACACGCCCCATGCACCTCTCCACTACTATGAGACTGTCAAGATGTCTGCCATTAAAGAG TCATGGACACACAACATATCCAAGGAGAAGGACTTCCTTCGCAAACTGGTTAAGGCCAACGTCATCACAGACCTGACCAATGGTATCTGA
- the st3gal3b gene encoding ST3 beta-galactoside alpha-2,3-sialyltransferase 3b isoform X5, with translation MYDKQGFLLQLDTKLPLELAYKYGNLSEGVCKPGYAAAKMTTIYPKFMKPAPMFLDRNFKRLAKVGSYLPPFGFKTQERIIDSILTTTKNFGLGEELDSLSCKRCIIVGNGGILSNKSLGSRIDDYDVVVRLNEAPVSGHGKDVGTKTTVRITYPEGAIQKPENYEKDSLFVFSAFKPLDFKWLRQMVFKEKLRGTEGFWKSVAHYVPREPTEIRILNPYFIQEAAFQFIGLPFNNGIMGKGNIPTLGTVAITMALHNCDEVAVAGFGYDMNTPHAPLHYYETVKMSAIKESWTHNISKEKDFLRKLVKANVITDLTNGI, from the exons A TGTATGATAAGCAGggctttctgctgcagctggacacaAAATT GCCACTGGAGTTGGCGTACAAGTATGGTAACCTCAGCGAAGGAGTGTGCAAGCCAGGATACGCAGCAGCCAAGATGACCACCATCTATCCTAA GTTCATGAAACCAGCGCCCATGTTTCTTGATCGGAACTTCAAACGTCTCGCAAAAGTCGGCAGTTACTTACCCCCATTTGGCTTTAAAACGCAAG AGAGAATCATAGACAGCATTTTAACTACCACGAAAAACTTTGGACTTGGAGAGGAGCTGGACAG TCTCAGCTGTAAAAGATGCATCATTGTGGGTAATGGGGGCATCCTGTCCAACAAGTCTTTGGGCTCCCGTATCGATGACTATGATGTCGTAGTGAG GTTGAATGAGGCACCAGTAAGTGGTCACGGCAAAGACGTCGGAACCAAAACCACCGTCAGGATTACCTATCCAGAGGGAGCGATCCAGAAACCTGAAAACTATGAAAAAGACTCACTTTTCGTTTTTTCTGCTTTCAAACCGCTGGACTTCAAGTGGCTCAGACAGATGGTCTTCAAGGAGAAACTG aggGGCACAGAGGGTTTCTGGAAGTCGGTGGCTCACTATGTACCTCGGGAGCCGACCGAGATTAGAATCCTGAACCCCTACTTCATCCAGGAAGCTGCCTTCCAGTTCATTGGCCTGCCCTTCAACAATGGCATCATGGGCAAAGGG AACATTCCAACTCTAGGAACAGTGGCTATAACGATGGCACTGCATAACTGTGATGAGGTGGCCGTGGCAGGTTTCGGCTATGACATGAACACGCCCCATGCACCTCTCCACTACTATGAGACTGTCAAGATGTCTGCCATTAAAGAG TCATGGACACACAACATATCCAAGGAGAAGGACTTCCTTCGCAAACTGGTTAAGGCCAACGTCATCACAGACCTGACCAATGGTATCTGA